Proteins found in one Plasmodium malariae genome assembly, chromosome: 13 genomic segment:
- the PmUG01_13066800 gene encoding fam-l protein yields the protein MEQKFSLLLFIKICTSIILSWICNFYHAMSTFNKYMDVIYNIREHKNTRTYRLLAECKQDHVSHITGLKQLIPNNKYMENKKICYNEKKNKRKYEKLDESSLINAGYHNQSKKNKLYIFETKTYSHLEKKIFKELDYLDFLKDNKTISDRVYKKTIFEKHKLRVFIPVTLLLLFSTYFILDLFFNCGLKSALFKLLKHFLGRAPLDHLYTYLKNNVGSFFSITINEGIKAKVLHITPFFYFVIYFTLFFILGITLILGVIYYHKKVKKYQKIKYQKR from the exons atggaacaaaaatttagtttacttttatttattaaaatttgtacctctattattttaagttggatatgtaatttttaccATGCTAtg agtacgtttaataaatatatggatGTAATCTACAATATACGAGAACACAAAAATACAAGAACTTATCGATTACTAGCAGAATGTAAACAGGATCATGTTTCACATATTACAGGTTTAAAACAACTTATAccaaataacaaatatatggaaaataaaaaaatatgttataacgaaaaaaaaaacaaaagaaaatatgaaaaattagaTGAAAGTTCACTAATTAACGCAGGATATCATAATCAATCtaagaaaaataagttatatatatttgaaacaaaaacatattctcatcttgaaaaaaaaatattcaaagaactaGATTATTTGGATTTTCTTAAAGACAACAAGACAATTAGTGACAGAGTCTacaaaaaaactatatttgAAAAACACAAATTACGAGTTTTTATACCTGTGACATTGCTTTTGTTGTTttcaacatattttatattagatTTATTCTTTAATTGTGGACTTAAAAGCGCATTGTTTAAATTATTGAAACATTTCTTAGGTAGAGCACCGCTGGATCATTTATACacttatttgaaaaataatgtaGGTTCATTTTTCAGTATTACAATAAATGAAGGAATTAAGGCTAAAGTTTTACATATAACAccgtttttttattttgtaatatactTTACATTATTCTTCATATTGGGtataacattaatattaggagttatttattaccataagaaagttaaaaaatatcaaaaaattaaataccaaaaaagataa